From Bacillus sp. FSL K6-3431, the proteins below share one genomic window:
- a CDS encoding metal ABC transporter permease, which produces MITAIFQYEFLKNTFLTGILIGLIAPLLGTFIVVRRLSLIADALSHVTLAGIAASLFLSKKVLFFAGMNPLYFGMGFSVLGSIFVERLRSVYKHYQELAIPIILSGGIGIGVIFISLADGFNTDLLSYLFGSVSAVSRTDLYVIIAVSIFVVLAVVLLYKELFLLSFDEEHAKASGIPAKAIHFLFMVMIALVIAASMRIVGILLVSALMTLPVAASMRIARGFKQTIYLSILFGEISVIGGLISAYYLDLAPGGTIVMIAIVILISVIGFKKIQSKRPMNIN; this is translated from the coding sequence ATGATTACTGCTATTTTTCAATATGAATTTTTAAAAAATACATTTTTAACCGGTATATTAATTGGATTGATCGCTCCGTTACTTGGTACTTTTATTGTTGTAAGAAGACTCTCATTAATAGCCGATGCGCTAAGCCATGTGACACTTGCAGGTATTGCAGCAAGCCTTTTTTTAAGTAAAAAGGTATTGTTTTTCGCGGGGATGAATCCACTCTATTTTGGAATGGGCTTTTCTGTACTGGGTTCCATATTTGTTGAACGTTTAAGATCAGTATATAAGCATTATCAGGAACTCGCTATCCCGATTATTTTATCGGGAGGAATCGGTATTGGTGTTATCTTTATTTCATTAGCTGATGGTTTTAATACTGATTTACTCAGCTATTTATTTGGGAGTGTCAGCGCAGTTAGCAGAACTGATCTATATGTCATTATAGCAGTCAGTATTTTTGTTGTTCTAGCAGTGGTCTTATTATATAAAGAACTTTTTTTATTATCATTTGATGAGGAACATGCAAAAGCGTCGGGAATTCCGGCCAAGGCTATCCACTTTCTATTCATGGTCATGATAGCTTTGGTTATTGCAGCATCGATGCGTATAGTAGGTATTCTGTTGGTGTCCGCTTTAATGACATTACCTGTAGCCGCAAGTATGAGAATTGCTCGCGGATTTAAACAAACTATTTATCTTTCGATATTATTTGGGGAAATTTCGGTTATTGGTGGGCTAATAAGTGCTTATTATTTGGACCTTGCTCCAGGTGGGACAATCGTGATGATTGCCATTGTTATATTAATTAGTGTTATTGGTTTTAAAAAAATTCAAAGTAAACGACCGATGAATATAAATTGA